The Pseudomonas orientalis genome contains a region encoding:
- a CDS encoding alkaline phosphatase D family protein: MSHFDLGRRRVMQAVGAGLLLPGLAPAVIASVKDRPLLTDGVQSGDLLGDRAMIWSRSDRPARMVVEWDTRSVFSNPRRFVSPLADNRSDFTARVELTGLPADQAIFYRVHFEDAQTGIASEPWFGHLRSVPQQRRDIRFVWSGDTVGQGFGINPDIGGMRIYEAMRLRLPDFFIHSGDTIYADGPVPAQLATEGGRIWRNITTEAKSKVAETLDEYRGNYRYNLLDENVRRFNAEVPQIWQWDDHEVINNWSSSKPLDERYQTRDINTLVGRARQAWLEYSPMRRQSADAGGRIYRKLGYGPLLDVFVLDMRSYRGPNDDNLGGEKPFLGREQLDWLKRELKASQAQWKVVAADMPIGLGVPDGEVSPGVPRWEAIANGDPGPAQGRELEIAELLGFLRAHKVRNHVWLTADVHYCAAHHYHPVRAAFQDFEPFWEFVAGPLNAGSFGPNPLDKTFGPEVVFEKAPPAQNTSPFAGFQFFGEVQIDGQTAELTVILRDLDGISVFEQKLQPA, from the coding sequence ATGAGCCATTTCGATCTCGGCCGTCGCCGCGTGATGCAAGCTGTTGGCGCGGGCCTGTTGTTGCCGGGCCTGGCGCCGGCGGTGATTGCGTCGGTCAAGGACCGCCCGCTGCTCACCGATGGTGTGCAATCAGGCGATCTGCTCGGTGACCGCGCGATGATCTGGAGCCGCAGCGACCGCCCGGCACGGATGGTGGTGGAGTGGGACACCCGCAGTGTGTTCAGCAACCCCCGCCGATTCGTCTCGCCCCTGGCCGACAACCGCAGCGATTTTACCGCCCGCGTCGAACTCACCGGGTTGCCCGCCGACCAGGCGATTTTCTACCGCGTGCATTTCGAAGACGCCCAGACCGGCATCGCCAGCGAGCCCTGGTTCGGCCACCTGCGCAGCGTGCCGCAACAGCGTCGCGACATCCGTTTTGTGTGGAGTGGCGACACCGTCGGGCAAGGCTTCGGCATCAACCCGGACATCGGCGGCATGCGCATCTATGAAGCCATGCGCCTGCGCCTGCCGGACTTCTTTATCCACAGCGGCGACACCATCTACGCCGACGGCCCGGTGCCGGCGCAACTGGCCACCGAAGGTGGACGCATCTGGCGCAACATCACCACCGAAGCCAAGAGCAAAGTCGCCGAAACCCTGGATGAATATCGCGGCAATTACCGCTACAACCTGCTGGATGAAAACGTGCGGCGCTTCAATGCCGAGGTGCCGCAGATCTGGCAGTGGGACGATCACGAGGTGATCAATAACTGGTCATCCAGCAAGCCGTTGGATGAGCGCTACCAGACTCGCGACATCAACACCCTGGTCGGCCGTGCGCGCCAGGCCTGGCTGGAATATTCACCGATGCGCCGGCAAAGCGCCGACGCGGGCGGGCGGATTTACCGCAAGCTCGGTTACGGCCCGCTGCTGGATGTGTTCGTGCTGGACATGCGCAGTTATCGCGGCCCGAACGACGACAACCTGGGCGGCGAAAAGCCCTTCCTCGGCCGCGAGCAACTGGACTGGCTCAAGCGCGAACTCAAGGCGTCCCAGGCGCAGTGGAAAGTGGTTGCAGCCGACATGCCTATCGGCCTGGGCGTGCCCGACGGTGAAGTCAGCCCCGGCGTGCCACGCTGGGAAGCGATTGCCAACGGCGATCCCGGCCCGGCCCAGGGACGTGAGCTGGAAATTGCCGAGTTGCTGGGGTTCCTGCGCGCGCACAAGGTCCGTAACCATGTATGGCTGACCGCTGATGTGCACTATTGCGCGGCGCATCACTATCACCCGGTCCGGGCGGCGTTCCAGGATTTCGAACCGTTCTGGGAGTTCGTCGCGGGGCCGTTGAATGCGGGGAGCTTCGGGCCCAATCCGTTGGACAAGACCTTCGGACCCGAGGTGGTGTTCGAGAAGGCACCGCCGGCGCAGAACACCTCGCCGTTTGCCGGGTTTCAGTTTTTCGGCGAGGTGCAGATTGATGGGCAGACGGCGGAGTTGACCGTTATTTTGCGCGATCTCGATGGTATCTCGGTGTTCGAGCAAAAACTGCAGCCTGCTTGA
- the cra gene encoding catabolite repressor/activator produces MKLSDIARLAGVSVTTASYVINGKAEQQRISNATVERVRAVVQAHGFTPNPQAAGLRSRHTRTLGFILPDLENPSYARIAKLLEQGARARGYQLLIASSDDEADSERQLLQLFRARRCDALFVASCLPAEDDSYRELQAKGLPVIAIDRVMEPSQFCSVVSDDRQACQQLTSSLLQPLPKQIALIGAHPELSISQERAAGFREALQGFTGEVIIEQGEAFSRDCGRQLMEQLLQRLGHLPDALVTTSYVLLQGVFDALHDFPLKSRPLRLGTFGDTQLLDFLPLPVNAMAQQHQLIADTALRLALAAIEEEHYQPGVHGISRTFKQRIHEA; encoded by the coding sequence TTGAAACTCAGTGATATCGCACGTCTGGCCGGTGTGTCGGTCACAACCGCCAGCTATGTCATCAATGGCAAGGCCGAACAACAACGTATCAGCAACGCGACGGTGGAGCGGGTAAGGGCCGTGGTCCAGGCCCACGGTTTTACGCCTAACCCGCAAGCCGCCGGCTTGCGCAGCCGGCACACGCGCACCCTGGGCTTTATCCTGCCGGACCTGGAGAACCCCAGTTACGCACGCATTGCCAAGTTGCTCGAACAAGGCGCACGGGCGCGCGGCTATCAATTGCTGATCGCCAGCTCCGACGACGAGGCTGACAGTGAGCGCCAATTGCTGCAACTGTTCCGCGCGCGGCGCTGCGATGCACTGTTTGTCGCCAGTTGCCTGCCGGCCGAGGATGACAGCTACCGCGAGCTGCAAGCCAAAGGCTTGCCGGTGATCGCCATCGACCGGGTCATGGAGCCCAGCCAGTTCTGCTCGGTGGTCAGCGATGACCGTCAAGCCTGTCAGCAGCTCACCAGTAGCCTGCTGCAACCGTTGCCCAAGCAAATCGCACTGATCGGCGCACATCCGGAGCTGAGCATCAGCCAGGAACGTGCCGCGGGTTTTCGTGAAGCCCTGCAAGGCTTTACCGGCGAGGTGATCATCGAACAGGGCGAAGCCTTCAGCCGCGACTGCGGGCGACAGTTGATGGAGCAATTACTGCAGCGCCTGGGGCATCTGCCTGACGCGCTGGTGACCACATCCTACGTGCTGCTGCAAGGCGTGTTTGACGCCCTGCACGACTTCCCGCTCAAGTCGCGGCCACTGCGCCTGGGCACCTTCGGCGATACCCAGTTGCTGGACTTCCTGCCGCTGCCGGTCAACGCCATGGCCCAGCAGCATCAATTGATCGCCGACACCGCCCTGCGCCTGGCCCTGGCGGCCATTGAAGAAGAACATTACCAACCCGGCGTGCACGGCATCAGCCGAACCTTCAAGCAGCGTATTCACGAGGCCTGA
- a CDS encoding methyl-accepting chemotaxis protein → MSSTAQEVARSAAAAVSSARSVNDETVSGRGLVQSQQGSIARLASEIDESVRVINQLAADSQAISSVLDVIKSIAEQTNLLALNAAIEAARAGEQGRGFAVVADEVRTLARRTQQSTEEIEQMIGRLHSGVGAAVKAMGASHDMANGTVGQSEKVQQALENILGAVGMIVDQNQQIAAAVEQQTAVAHEIDQNIVAINRAGEHAAQGADQTEAASYHLSQQVMELKQLIGAFRV, encoded by the coding sequence ATGTCATCCACCGCCCAGGAGGTGGCGCGCAGCGCCGCAGCCGCTGTCAGCAGCGCGCGCAGTGTCAACGATGAAACTGTCAGCGGCCGTGGGCTGGTGCAGTCCCAGCAAGGCAGCATTGCGCGCCTGGCGTCGGAGATCGATGAGTCGGTGCGGGTGATCAACCAGCTGGCTGCCGACAGCCAGGCCATCAGTAGCGTGTTGGACGTGATCAAAAGCATCGCCGAGCAAACCAATCTGCTGGCGCTCAACGCAGCCATTGAGGCCGCGCGCGCCGGTGAGCAGGGGCGTGGTTTTGCAGTGGTGGCCGACGAGGTGCGCACGCTGGCGCGGCGTACCCAGCAGTCCACCGAAGAAATCGAGCAGATGATCGGGCGCCTGCACAGTGGCGTCGGCGCAGCGGTCAAGGCCATGGGCGCCAGCCATGACATGGCCAATGGCACGGTAGGGCAGTCGGAAAAAGTCCAGCAAGCCCTGGAGAACATCCTCGGGGCGGTAGGCATGATCGTCGATCAGAACCAGCAGATTGCGGCCGCCGTGGAGCAGCAAACGGCCGTCGCCCATGAGATTGATCAGAATATCGTCGCTATCAATCGCGCAGGTGAGCACGCCGCCCAGGGGGCCGACCAGACCGAAGCGGCCAGCTATCATTTGTCGCAGCAGGTGATGGAATTGAAGCAGTTGATTGGCGCGTTTCGCGTGTAG
- the ptsP gene encoding phosphoenolpyruvate--protein phosphotransferase has translation MLELTVEQISMGQVALDKSAALHLLAEKLVADGLVAEGYLSGLQAREAQGSTFLGQGIAIPHGTPETRDQVFSTGVRLLQFPEGVDWGDGQVVYLAIGIAAKSDEHLRLLQLLTRALGETDLGQALRRAGSAEALLKLLQGAPQELALDAQMISLGVSADDFEELVWRGARLLRQADCVSNGFAAVLQQVDALPLGDGLWWLHSEQTVKRPGLAFVTPDKPMRYLGQPLNGLFCLASLGEAHQALLERLCALLIEGRGQELGRATSSRAVLEVLGGELPPDWPSARITLANAHGLHARPAKILAQLAKSFDGDIRVRIVDGPVGAVSVKSLSKLLSLGARRGQVLEFVAEPSIAGDALPALLAAIEEGLGEEVEPLPTVSAQPATVDIEPVISVPLSGSQIQAIAAAPGIAIGPAHIQVQQVFDYPLRGESCAVERQRLQAALSDVRRDIEGLIERSQSKAIREIFITHQEMLDDPELTDEVDTRLKQGESAEAAWMSVIEAAARQQESLQDALLAERAADLRDIGRRVLAQLCGVDTAQEPNEPYILVMDEVGPSDVARLDPARVAGILTARGGATAHSAIVARALGIPALVGAGAAVLLLGAGTPLLLDGQRGRLHVDPDAATLQRATVERDTREQRLQAASAQRHEPALTRDGHAVEVFANIGESAGVAAAVEQGAEGIGLLRTELIFMAHPQAPDEATQEAEYRRVLDGLDGRPLVVRTLDVGGDKPLPYWPIAEEENPFLGVRGIRLTLQRPQIMEAQLRALLRSADNRPLRIMFPMVGSVDEWRAARDMTERLRLEIPVADLQLGIMIEVPSAALLAPVLAREVDFFSVGTNDLTQYTLAIDRGHPTLSAQADGLHPAVLQLIDITVRAAHAHGKWVGVCGELAADPLAVPVLIGLGVDELSVSARSIPEVKARVREFSLSQAQSLAQQALAVGSPAEVRALVEAV, from the coding sequence ATGCTCGAGCTCACTGTAGAGCAGATATCCATGGGCCAGGTGGCGCTGGATAAATCTGCGGCCTTGCACCTGCTCGCGGAAAAACTGGTGGCCGATGGCCTGGTTGCCGAAGGTTATCTCAGTGGCTTGCAAGCCCGTGAAGCCCAAGGCTCGACCTTTCTTGGCCAAGGCATCGCCATTCCTCACGGCACCCCGGAAACCCGCGACCAGGTGTTTTCCACCGGCGTGCGTCTGTTGCAGTTTCCCGAAGGCGTGGACTGGGGCGACGGCCAGGTCGTGTACCTGGCGATCGGGATTGCCGCCAAATCCGATGAACACTTGCGCCTGCTGCAATTGCTGACCCGCGCCCTCGGCGAAACCGACCTCGGCCAGGCGCTGCGCCGTGCCGGTTCCGCCGAGGCCTTGCTGAAACTGCTGCAAGGCGCGCCGCAGGAACTGGCACTGGATGCCCAGATGATCAGCCTCGGCGTGTCGGCCGATGATTTCGAGGAACTGGTGTGGCGCGGCGCGCGCCTGTTGCGCCAGGCCGATTGCGTGAGCAATGGGTTTGCCGCCGTGTTGCAGCAAGTCGATGCACTGCCCCTGGGCGATGGCCTGTGGTGGCTGCACAGCGAGCAGACGGTCAAGCGTCCGGGCCTGGCGTTCGTTACGCCGGACAAACCCATGCGCTACCTGGGTCAACCGCTCAATGGCCTGTTCTGCCTGGCCAGCCTGGGCGAAGCGCATCAGGCGTTGCTCGAGCGCCTGTGCGCCTTGCTGATCGAAGGGCGCGGCCAGGAATTGGGCCGCGCCACCAGCAGTCGTGCCGTGCTTGAGGTGCTGGGTGGCGAACTGCCGCCCGACTGGCCGAGCGCGCGCATCACCCTGGCCAATGCCCACGGGTTACATGCTCGCCCGGCGAAGATCCTCGCGCAACTGGCGAAAAGCTTCGATGGCGATATTCGCGTGCGCATTGTCGATGGTCCGGTCGGCGCGGTATCGGTTAAAAGCCTGAGCAAGCTGTTGAGCCTCGGCGCGCGGCGTGGCCAGGTGCTGGAATTCGTCGCCGAGCCGAGCATCGCCGGGGACGCGCTGCCGGCCCTGTTGGCCGCAATTGAAGAAGGCCTGGGGGAAGAGGTCGAGCCTTTGCCGACCGTCAGCGCCCAGCCCGCCACCGTCGACATCGAACCGGTGATCAGCGTGCCGCTGTCCGGTAGCCAGATCCAGGCAATTGCCGCCGCGCCCGGTATCGCCATCGGCCCCGCGCATATTCAGGTTCAGCAGGTCTTCGACTACCCACTGCGCGGTGAGTCCTGCGCGGTTGAGCGCCAGCGCCTGCAGGCTGCGCTGAGTGATGTGCGTCGCGATATCGAGGGCCTGATCGAACGCAGCCAGTCCAAGGCGATTCGGGAGATCTTCATCACTCACCAGGAAATGCTCGACGACCCGGAGCTGACCGACGAAGTCGATACGCGCCTCAAGCAAGGCGAAAGCGCCGAAGCGGCCTGGATGAGCGTGATCGAAGCGGCTGCCCGGCAGCAGGAGTCGTTGCAGGATGCCTTGCTCGCCGAGCGCGCCGCCGACCTGCGCGACATCGGTCGCCGCGTATTGGCGCAATTGTGCGGCGTCGATACCGCGCAGGAACCCAATGAACCCTACATCCTGGTGATGGACGAAGTCGGCCCTTCGGACGTCGCGCGCCTGGACCCGGCCCGTGTTGCCGGCATCCTTACGGCCCGTGGCGGCGCCACGGCCCACAGTGCCATCGTCGCCCGCGCGCTTGGCATTCCCGCGCTGGTCGGGGCCGGCGCGGCGGTGCTGCTGCTGGGCGCCGGTACACCCTTGTTGCTCGACGGCCAGCGCGGCCGCCTGCACGTCGACCCCGATGCGGCCACCCTGCAACGCGCGACCGTTGAGCGCGACACCCGCGAACAACGCCTGCAAGCGGCCTCTGCGCAACGCCATGAACCGGCGCTGACCCGCGACGGCCACGCGGTGGAAGTGTTCGCCAATATCGGCGAAAGCGCCGGAGTGGCCGCAGCGGTAGAGCAGGGCGCAGAAGGCATCGGCCTGTTACGCACCGAGCTGATTTTCATGGCCCACCCGCAAGCGCCGGACGAAGCCACCCAGGAAGCTGAATACCGCCGCGTACTCGACGGTCTCGACGGGCGCCCGCTGGTGGTACGCACCCTCGATGTGGGCGGCGATAAACCGCTGCCGTACTGGCCGATTGCCGAGGAAGAAAACCCCTTCCTCGGTGTGCGCGGCATTCGCCTGACCCTGCAACGCCCGCAGATCATGGAAGCGCAACTGCGCGCGCTGTTGCGTTCGGCGGACAACCGGCCGTTGCGCATCATGTTCCCCATGGTCGGCAGCGTGGATGAATGGCGCGCGGCTCGGGACATGACCGAGCGCCTGCGCCTGGAAATACCGGTGGCCGACCTGCAACTGGGGATCATGATCGAAGTGCCGTCAGCCGCGCTGCTGGCGCCGGTGCTCGCCCGGGAAGTCGACTTTTTCAGCGTCGGCACCAACGACCTGACCCAATACACCCTGGCCATCGACCGTGGGCACCCGACACTGTCGGCCCAGGCCGATGGCCTGCACCCGGCCGTGCTGCAACTGATCGACATCACCGTGCGTGCCGCCCATGCCCATGGCAAATGGGTCGGCGTGTGCGGCGAGCTGGCGGCGGACCCGCTGGCGGTGCCGGTGCTGATTGGCCTGGGTGTGGACGAGTTGAGCGTGTCGGCACGCAGCATCCCCGAAGTGAAGGCGCGGGTGCGTGAATTCAGCCTGAGCCAGGCCCAGAGCCTGGCGCAACAGGCACTCGCGGTGGGCTCGCCCGCCGAAGTACGTGCTCTAGTGGAGGCCGTGTAA
- the ampE gene encoding regulatory signaling modulator protein AmpE, with the protein MSFLVLVLAVWIEKFSALRQRLQRDGGWLHELTKLESSPRMGKRPWLILLALVLLPVALLGLLLLVLEPVAYGLLALPVHVLVVIYSLGRGDLLAALGPFRDAWRRGDLQAAEHVAERDLKLGADSGEQLLERVQGYVLWQAYQSFFAVIFWYFLLGPVAALAYRLLALASEHSENPLVAERATQMRHAFDWLPVRLLAASFALVGNFVGVSRVMLHELLSWDISAARLVEKVGLAAAEIPPPVVGAEGITSLDQLWELLLRAAVLWYAGFAIWTVLP; encoded by the coding sequence ATGAGTTTCCTGGTGCTGGTGCTGGCAGTGTGGATCGAGAAGTTCTCGGCTTTACGTCAGCGGTTGCAGCGCGACGGCGGATGGCTGCATGAGCTGACCAAGCTTGAATCGAGCCCGCGCATGGGCAAGCGGCCCTGGCTGATCCTGCTGGCGCTGGTGCTGCTGCCGGTGGCGCTGCTGGGCTTGCTGCTGCTGGTGCTGGAGCCCGTGGCCTATGGTTTGTTGGCGTTGCCGGTGCATGTGCTGGTGGTGATCTACAGCCTGGGCCGTGGCGATCTGTTGGCCGCGTTGGGACCCTTTCGTGATGCCTGGCGGCGCGGTGATCTGCAAGCCGCCGAGCATGTGGCCGAACGTGACTTGAAGCTGGGCGCCGACAGTGGCGAGCAACTGCTCGAGCGGGTTCAAGGCTATGTGCTGTGGCAGGCGTACCAGAGCTTTTTCGCGGTGATTTTCTGGTATTTCCTGCTGGGCCCGGTGGCCGCTCTGGCCTATCGCCTGCTGGCGCTGGCCAGTGAGCACAGCGAGAACCCCCTGGTGGCCGAGCGCGCCACGCAAATGCGCCACGCCTTTGACTGGCTGCCCGTGCGTCTGCTGGCGGCGAGCTTTGCCCTGGTGGGCAATTTTGTCGGGGTCAGCCGGGTGATGCTCCACGAATTGTTGAGCTGGGATATCAGCGCTGCACGGCTGGTGGAAAAGGTCGGCCTGGCGGCTGCGGAAATACCGCCACCGGTGGTGGGCGCCGAAGGCATCACCAGTCTTGACCAGCTGTGGGAATTGCTCCTGCGTGCGGCAGTGCTGTGGTATGCCGGATTTGCCATCTGGACGGTGTTGCCCTGA
- a CDS encoding PTS fructose-like transporter subunit IIB, with amino-acid sequence MKLAIVTACPNGMVTSVLCARLLDAAAQRQGWSTSVEVVDVQRPDSQLSQATLDDAEWVLLVSSTPLDMQRFVGKRVFQSTPAQALADVDAVLRRGAEEAQVYVATEAPAGNAPRIVAITACPTGVAHTFMAAEALQQTAKRLGYDLQVETQGSVGARTPLSPQAIADADVVLLAADIEVATERFAGKKIYRCGTGIALKQSEATLNKALAEGAVESAGSGAVAKSEKTGVYKHLLTGVSFMLPMVVAGGLLIALSFVFGIHAFEEKGTLAAALKTVGDQAFMLMVPLLAGYIAYSIADRPGLAPGMIGGLLAGTLGAGFIGGIFAGFLAGYSVKLISRAVRLPQSLEALKPILIIPLLASLFTGLAMIYLVGPPVARLLTGLTDFLSTMGTTNAVLLGILLGGMMCVDLGGPINKAAYAFSVGLLAASSGAPMAATMAAGMVPPIGMGIATFLARRKFAQTEREAGKAAMILGLCFISEGAIPFAAKDPLRVIPASIAGGALTGALSMYFGCKLAAPHGGLFVLVIPNAMNHALLYLLAIVAGSVLTGVVYALIKRPEAAELAVTA; translated from the coding sequence ATGAAGTTAGCCATTGTTACCGCCTGCCCGAACGGCATGGTCACCAGTGTGCTGTGCGCCCGCTTGCTGGACGCCGCCGCACAGCGCCAGGGCTGGAGCACCAGTGTTGAAGTGGTGGACGTGCAGCGCCCGGACAGCCAGCTGTCCCAGGCGACCCTCGATGACGCCGAGTGGGTGTTGCTGGTCAGCAGCACGCCGCTGGATATGCAGCGTTTTGTCGGCAAGCGCGTGTTCCAGAGCACGCCGGCCCAGGCGCTGGCGGATGTCGACGCGGTATTGCGTCGGGGCGCCGAGGAGGCGCAGGTGTACGTGGCGACCGAGGCACCGGCCGGGAATGCCCCGCGCATCGTCGCGATTACCGCTTGCCCGACCGGCGTTGCCCATACGTTCATGGCCGCCGAGGCCTTGCAGCAGACGGCCAAGCGCCTGGGCTATGACTTGCAGGTCGAGACCCAGGGCTCGGTCGGTGCGCGCACGCCGTTGAGTCCGCAGGCCATCGCCGACGCCGACGTGGTGCTGCTGGCGGCGGATATCGAAGTCGCCACCGAGCGCTTCGCCGGCAAGAAGATCTACCGCTGCGGCACCGGCATTGCCCTCAAGCAATCGGAAGCCACCCTCAACAAGGCGCTGGCCGAAGGCGCGGTGGAAAGCGCCGGCAGCGGCGCAGTGGCCAAGTCGGAAAAAACCGGCGTGTACAAACACCTGCTCACCGGGGTGTCGTTCATGTTGCCGATGGTGGTGGCGGGCGGCTTGTTGATCGCCTTGTCCTTTGTGTTCGGCATCCATGCGTTTGAAGAAAAAGGCACCCTGGCGGCGGCGCTGAAAACCGTCGGCGACCAGGCGTTCATGCTGATGGTGCCGTTGCTCGCTGGCTACATCGCCTACTCGATTGCCGATCGCCCCGGCCTGGCGCCGGGCATGATCGGCGGCCTGCTGGCGGGCACGCTGGGCGCCGGGTTCATTGGCGGGATCTTCGCCGGTTTCCTGGCCGGCTACAGCGTCAAGCTGATCTCGCGGGCGGTGCGCTTGCCGCAAAGCCTCGAGGCGCTCAAACCGATCCTGATCATCCCGTTGCTGGCCAGTTTGTTCACGGGCCTTGCCATGATCTATCTGGTTGGCCCACCGGTGGCGCGCTTGCTGACCGGGCTGACGGATTTTCTCAGCACCATGGGCACCACCAACGCGGTGCTGTTGGGCATCCTGTTGGGCGGCATGATGTGTGTCGACCTGGGCGGGCCGATCAACAAGGCGGCGTACGCGTTTTCCGTCGGCCTGCTGGCGGCGTCGAGCGGGGCGCCGATGGCCGCGACCATGGCCGCCGGCATGGTGCCGCCGATTGGCATGGGCATCGCGACGTTCCTGGCCCGGCGCAAGTTCGCCCAGACTGAACGCGAAGCCGGCAAGGCCGCGATGATTCTCGGCCTGTGCTTTATCTCCGAAGGCGCGATTCCGTTTGCCGCCAAGGACCCATTGCGCGTGATCCCGGCCAGCATCGCCGGTGGCGCATTGACCGGCGCGCTGTCGATGTACTTCGGCTGCAAACTGGCCGCGCCCCACGGCGGGTTGTTCGTGTTGGTGATTCCGAACGCGATGAATCATGCGCTGCTGTATCTGCTGGCGATCGTGGCCGGCAGTGTGCTGACCGGTGTGGTGTATGCGCTGATCAAGCGGCCGGAAGCGGCGGAGCTGGCCGTCACTGCCTGA
- the pfkB gene encoding 1-phosphofructokinase produces the protein MARILTLTLNPALDLTVRLARLEPGAVNRSETLITHAAGKGVNVAQVLADLGHAVTVGGFLGEDNPQAFEALIAHRGFGDAFVRVPGETRSNIKIAEQDGRVTDINAPGPLVSEQAQAELLKRLALIGPDFDAVVVAGSLPRGVSPQWFQALIEQLKNLGLKVALDTSGEALSAGLKAGPWMVKPNTEELAQALDNATDAIRQLHQQGVEHVVVSDGAAGVSWYSSGATLQATPPKVTVASTVGAGDSLLAGMLHGLLRDEAPEQTLRRATAIAAMAVTQIGFGISDDAQLARLESGVDVRTLTEQ, from the coding sequence ATGGCAAGGATTTTGACCCTGACGCTGAACCCGGCGTTGGACCTCACGGTACGCCTGGCGCGCCTGGAACCCGGTGCAGTCAACCGCAGCGAAACGCTCATCACCCATGCCGCCGGCAAGGGCGTGAACGTGGCGCAGGTGCTGGCGGACCTCGGCCACGCGGTGACCGTGGGCGGCTTTCTCGGTGAAGACAACCCGCAGGCGTTCGAAGCACTGATCGCCCACCGTGGGTTTGGCGACGCGTTCGTTCGCGTGCCGGGGGAAACCCGCAGCAATATCAAGATTGCCGAACAGGATGGCCGGGTCACCGACATCAACGCACCGGGGCCGCTGGTGAGCGAGCAGGCGCAAGCCGAACTGCTCAAGCGACTTGCGCTGATCGGCCCTGACTTCGACGCGGTGGTGGTCGCCGGCAGCTTGCCGCGTGGCGTCAGCCCGCAATGGTTTCAGGCACTGATCGAGCAATTGAAAAACCTCGGTTTGAAAGTGGCCCTCGACACCAGCGGCGAAGCCTTGAGCGCCGGGTTGAAGGCGGGCCCCTGGATGGTCAAGCCCAATACTGAAGAGCTCGCCCAGGCGCTGGATAACGCCACCGATGCCATCCGCCAGTTGCATCAACAGGGCGTGGAACATGTGGTGGTCTCGGACGGTGCTGCCGGCGTGAGCTGGTACAGCTCGGGGGCGACCCTGCAGGCCACGCCGCCCAAGGTGACGGTGGCCAGCACCGTAGGCGCCGGCGATTCGCTGCTGGCGGGCATGCTACACGGCCTGCTGCGCGACGAAGCGCCCGAGCAGACCCTGCGCCGCGCCACGGCGATTGCCGCGATGGCGGTGACGCAGATTGGTTTCGGCATCAGCGATGACGCGCAGTTGGCGCGTCTCGAAAGCGGCGTCGATGTGCGCACGCTGACAGAACAATAA
- a CDS encoding TatD family hydrolase, whose protein sequence is MELIDTHTHLDFADFDSDRPQVLAHSRLLGVRRMVVLGVYQRNWQRLWDLVVEDEGLFAAFGLHPVYLDEHRPADLLELGDWLTRLQGHRQLCAVGEIGLDYFLEHLDRERQQALFEAQLKLAVDFALPALLHVRRSHAAVIATLKRIRLPRGGIIHAFAGSREEAREYIKLGFKLGLGGAATWPQALRMHKVLAQLPLEAVVLETDAPDMAPAMYPGQRNSPQHLPAICSALAERMGISASRLAEASTRNACELFQW, encoded by the coding sequence GTGGAGCTGATCGACACCCACACCCACCTGGATTTCGCGGACTTCGACAGTGATCGTCCGCAGGTCCTCGCCCACAGCCGTCTACTCGGTGTGCGGCGCATGGTGGTGCTTGGGGTTTATCAGCGCAATTGGCAACGGTTGTGGGATCTTGTGGTGGAGGATGAAGGCTTGTTCGCCGCCTTCGGCCTGCACCCGGTGTATCTCGATGAGCACCGCCCTGCCGACCTGCTGGAATTGGGCGACTGGCTGACGCGCCTGCAGGGCCACCGGCAACTGTGCGCCGTGGGTGAAATCGGCCTGGATTACTTTCTTGAGCACCTGGACCGAGAGCGCCAGCAAGCGCTGTTCGAAGCCCAGTTGAAACTGGCGGTGGATTTCGCCCTGCCCGCCTTGCTCCACGTACGCCGCAGTCACGCGGCGGTGATCGCCACACTCAAGCGCATCCGCCTGCCGCGTGGCGGCATCATTCATGCGTTCGCCGGCAGCCGGGAAGAGGCCCGCGAGTACATCAAGCTCGGCTTCAAGCTGGGCCTGGGCGGTGCCGCCACCTGGCCCCAGGCCTTGCGCATGCACAAGGTGCTGGCCCAATTGCCATTGGAAGCGGTGGTGCTGGAGACGGACGCGCCGGATATGGCCCCGGCCATGTATCCGGGCCAGCGCAACAGCCCACAACACTTGCCGGCTATCTGCAGCGCCCTGGCCGAACGGATGGGCATCAGCGCTTCACGGCTGGCTGAGGCGAGCACACGCAACGCGTGCGAGCTGTTCCAGTGGTAA